The following coding sequences are from one Salvelinus namaycush isolate Seneca chromosome 23, SaNama_1.0, whole genome shotgun sequence window:
- the znf296 gene encoding zinc finger protein 296 yields the protein MSRRKQGSRPQHLSAIQDAPEPSDTAAPSSLEEWGSLPQVRGREESRDLLTCGQCDQAFPLARILAFIQHKQGGCRSRNHDPNTRTPPSPANRTQQRGAVTQVEAGFVELRRVTGRSRGEEHSVKVEPNRTAEEPSCFTCQLCECVLPSAWALLQHAQHIHSFSIYQEDGEKDEEEKTGRGGHQHSKPAATLDPCQLSHTLATAFHPSVLRLPHIFRPRQNRRPASQASSATSSRERQTLNFCLRELAEGGNTTAGVLAPSPSPSPPAASSFPQCGPIQVGFPCELCGQGFHSLRSLSAHRRTHACERPYHCGLCDQAFAQSGQLARHMRSHRRETGVGRGGYEGVEVGLVGEDEGGRQGMRERFVMQGAGERVLSGAPGERETSEVDLSLSKHHSPDSGLILLASQPGGPDMSLLRLFQPQGDLADDEVEGQEEPQHASPCASPSEGSLESGETGGSGESGIASGNCTPKRPEREDRAPVGWESERDGEMADGEKEWLAGGSSEVVQEWQRESERRGGGGGNGVISSNGGNNDGGSGKKKKEEACEYCGKQFRNSSNLTVHRRSHTGERPYQCGLCSYACAQSSKLTRHMKTHGAHGARAPFLCQLCGVPFTVYATLEKHLKKVHGLSHASVGTYTQASAADVNWALIQMDDRVVIKMEEDEASTDQTENNMAAMEEMGLEAEENQKGEVDGTVSPAVVEDSVGELPTEGSADVGLA from the exons ATGTCCAGACGCAAACAAGGCAGCCGACCGCAACACCTGAGTGCAATTCAAG ATGCCCCTGAGCCCTCGGACACTGCTGCTCCTTCGTCATTAGAGGAGTGGGGGTCCCTTCCCCAGGTCAGGGGTCGTGAGGAGAGTCGTGACCTGCTGACCTGTGGGCAGTGCGATCAGGCCTTCCCTCTCGCCCGCATCCTGGCTTTCATCCAGCACAAACAGGGGGGCTGCCGCTCCCGGAATCACGACCCCAACACTCGCACCCCTCCCTCCCCAGCCAACCGGACACAGCAACGCGGCGCTGTCACTCAGGTAGAGGCTGGGTTCGTGGAGCTGAGGAGAGTGACGGGCAGGTCCAGAGGGGAGGAGCATAGTGTGAAGGTGGAGCCTAACAGAACAG CAGAAGAGCCGTCCTGCTTTACCTGCcagctgtgtgagtgtgtgttgccCTCTGCCTGGGCCCTGCTCCAACACGCCCAGCACATACACTCCTTTAGTATCTACCAGGAGGACGGggagaaggatgaggaggagaagacGGGAAGAGGGGGTCACCAGCACTCCAAACCTGCAGCCACCCTGGATCCCTGTCAACTGAGCCACACCCTCGCCACCGCCTTCCACCCTTCCGTTCTGCGTCTGCCCCACATCTTCCGTCCACGGCAGAACCGCAGGCCAGCTTCTCAGGCCAGCTCCGCCACTTCCTCCAGAGAACGACAGACCCTCAACTTCTGTCTGAGAGAGCTGGCTGAGGGCGGTAACACCACCGCTGGTGTTCTGGCACCCTCTCCGTCGCCGTCCCCCCCGGCCGCCTCTTCCTTCCCCCAGTGCGGGCCCATCCAGGTGGGGTTTCCCTGTGAGCTGTGTGGCCAGGGCTTCCATTCCCTACGAAGCCTTTCAGCCCACCGGAGGACCCACGCATGTGAGCGGCCCTACCACTGTGGCTTGTGTGACCAGGCCTTTGCCCAGAGTGGTCAGCTGGCTCGCCACATGAGAAGTCACCGCAGAGAGACGGGCGTGGGTAGAGGGGGCTATGAGGGGGTGGAGGTGGGGCTGGTAGGGGAGGATGAGGGGGGTCGgcaggggatgagagagaggtttGTAATGCAGGGGGCAGGAGAGAGGGTGTTGAGTGGAGcaccaggagagagggagacctcTGAGGTGGACCTGTCCCTGTCCAAGCATCACTCCCCAGACTCTGgactgatccttctcgcctcccAGCCTGGAGGTCCAGACATGAGCCTGCTCAGGCTGTTCCAACCCCAGGGAGATTTGGCGGACGATGAGGTGGAGGGACAAGAGGAGCCCCAGCACGCGTCCCCCTGCGCCAGCCCCTCAGAGGGGTCACTGGAAAGCGGAGAGACTGGGGGCAGTGGGGAGAGTGGCATTGCCAGCGGAAACTGCACCCCCAAACGGCCGGAGAGGGAGGACAGGGCTCCGGTAGGGTGGGAGAGCGAGCGGGACGGAGAGATGGCggatggagagaaggagtggCTTGCAGGCGGGAGCAGCGAGGTGGTCCAGGAGTGGCAGAGGGAGAGCGaacggagaggaggaggaggaggaaacggCGTCATCAGCAGTAACGGTGGTAACAACGACGGGGGGTcagggaagaagaagaaggaggaggccTGTGAGTACTGTGGGAAACAGTTCCGGAACAGCAGCAACCTGACGGTGCACCGGCGCAGTCACACGGGAGAACGGCCCTACCAGTGTGGCCTGTGCAGCTACGCATGCGCCCAGAGCTCCAAGCTCACACGCCACATGAAGACCCACGGCGCCCACGGGGCCCGCGCCCCGTTCCTGTGCCAGCTGTGCGGGGTGCCCTTCACTGTGTACGCCACCCTGGAGAAACACCTGAAGAAGGTGCACGGGCTGAGCCATGCCAGCGTCGGGACCTACACCCAGGCCAGTGCAGCTGATGTCAACTGGGCCCTTATCCAAATGGATGACAGGGTGGTCATCAAGATGGAGGAGGATGAAGCCAGTACGGACCAGACAGAAAACAACATGGCTGCCATGGAGGAGATGGGATTGGAGGCTGAGGAGAAccagaaaggggaggtggatggtACTGTCAGCCCAGCCGTAGTGGAGGATAGTGTGGGTGAGCTTCCTACTGAAGGCAGTGCGGACGTGGGCTTGGCGTAA